A single region of the Montipora capricornis isolate CH-2021 chromosome 13, ASM3666992v2, whole genome shotgun sequence genome encodes:
- the LOC138029853 gene encoding uncharacterized protein, producing the protein MPETTVEARDVLETVEVGGRRKKARFPSHWSSTSTPHMRTLELQGVIEVLREYDSVDGNDINCSICGKLYKSKVCFTKHLWEHSVYWDLFDALKNQERVLSIQAAIILSQPYLEFLLVTSPTSTEKKKDEPKQNNLLRKNTTRKRQRESSTCSVDF; encoded by the exons ATGCCTGAAACTACTGTCGAAGCCAGAGATGTATTGGAAACAGTTGAAGTTGGCGGACGAAGGAAGAAAGCAAGATTTCCCAGTCATTGGAGTTCGACAAGCACACCACATATGCGAACGCTTGAGCTGCAAGGAGTAATCGAAGTTTTACGAGAGTACGATTCCGTGGACGGCAACGATATAAATTGCTCGATTTGTG GGAAGTTGTACAAAAGCAAAGTTTGTTTCACGAAACATTTATGGGAGCATAGTGTCTATTGGGATTTATTCGACGCCCTGAAAAATCAGGAACGAGTCTTGTCGATTCAAGCAGCCATCATACTTTCTCAACCATATCTTGAATTCCTTCTGGTCACATCGCCAACctcgacagaaaaaaaaaaagatgagccaaaacaaaacaatcttctTCGAAAGAACACGACTCGGAAGCGGCAGCGGGAATCTTCAACATGTTCAGTtgacttttaa